In the genome of bacterium, the window TCCTTTCAACGAGTATTCATAGGTTTCGCTCTTTAAAAGGGTGTCTCCGGCCGGCGGCAAACTGACAGGAACCGCCTGGGTCCTTTGAACCGGAGCCGGGGTTGCCTGGCTGGGGGTCTTATTACCGGGTTGGCAGCCGCAGGCCAGGGCCAGGGCTATCGACAACCCCAATAAATTAAGACCGGCTTGACCGCTTTGTTTTGCCTGTATCTTTAGCATCTGATTTTACGCCTCCTGCTTTATTAAATACAAAAGCTTTTACCACAAAATCTGCTTTTACTGTTTTGTTTTTGTCATTTTTGTCGTTAAGGGGCAATACCTTGAGCTTGGCGGGAACGATTATCCGGTTTAAAACTCCCAGATTGGCCATAAAATCACCCAACTGACTGTAAGAACCGGTGACGCTGACATCCACCGATAATACCGAAGACAGTTTGGCATTCGGCGAGGCAGTAAGGGCTCCGGGCTTGAAGGCGGTGAAACGCACCCCGGTTTTGATGCCGGCCTGGGTGATCTGGCGCAGCAGGCTGGGAATGTCCTTTTCGTCCGGCAAAAGCTTCTCGGCCTGGCGGAGCTTTTTGCTCATGTTCTTCAATTCCATGTTGAACTTGGTGGACTCGCTGACCGCAGCGTCCAACAGCCGGATCCCAGCCTCCAGCGAGTCCAGTTTTACCTTGCGCTGCACCAGGCGCTCCCCGGAGGGCTTGAAGGTTAAAAAGTAGAACAGGGCGGCTATAGCCAGACTTAAGACCACCAATCCCAGGGTGATCTGGGTTTTTATGTCTTTGATGTCTATGTTCATTTATTCCCCTTTCCTCCGCCAATAAAAAGCGGCATCGGGTTGGACCAGTCTGATCCGGCTGAAATGTAGCTGTTATAAGCCTGCACCCGCCAGAAATATTTTTTCCCCTCTTCCAGCCCGGAATTGACGATGAAACTGGTGGTATCCCCCAATTGCTGGTTGGCTATAAGATTGCTAAAGGAATCGCTGGCCGACACGTGGATGTTGTAATTGGTGGCTTGGCTGACCCGGCTCCAGTTCAAAGTCAGCTTGGCTGGCTGTTTGGGGTCCTGGGGCATTGCATATGAGGGTGATGGCTTGGCAACTTCAGGGTTATAATTTCCGGTTAAACTGAACTTAACCATCTCCCGGCCCTCTATGTCCATCTTGGAGGTCTGGGCCAGTTCAATGCCGCTTAAGCAGCGGGAAGATTTAAGATTATCCATCAGTTCCACCACTATCAGGTTGGAGAAAGTGGAACCCTCTATGAGAACCTTTCCTTCGTCCTCGGAAAGGAGGGTCAGCCAGAGATATTCAGGCAGACAGCGGTTGACAACCTCCAGCAGCCGGGCCTCGTAAAAACGTCCCTGATTTATCAGGTTGACCTCGTTCAACTTGGCCTCAACCTCATCCTTGGTCCTTTTCAATTCCTGGACCTTGGTGTTGAGGATCCTTAAGCTGTCTATCTTCAGACTGTCTGTTTTGATCTTTTTGTT includes:
- a CDS encoding PilN domain-containing protein produces the protein NKKIKTDSLKIDSLRILNTKVQELKRTKDEVEAKLNEVNLINQGRFYEARLLEVVNRCLPEYLWLTLLSEDEGKVLIEGSTFSNLIVVELMDNLKSSRCLSGIELAQTSKMDIEGREMVKFSLTGNYNPEVAKPSPSYAMPQDPKQPAKLTLNWSRVSQATNYNIHVSASDSFSNLIANQQLGDTTSFIVNSGLEEGKKYFWRVQAYNSYISAGSDWSNPMPLFIGGGKGNK
- the pilO gene encoding type 4a pilus biogenesis protein PilO codes for the protein MNIDIKDIKTQITLGLVVLSLAIAALFYFLTFKPSGERLVQRKVKLDSLEAGIRLLDAAVSESTKFNMELKNMSKKLRQAEKLLPDEKDIPSLLRQITQAGIKTGVRFTAFKPGALTASPNAKLSSVLSVDVSVTGSYSQLGDFMANLGVLNRIIVPAKLKVLPLNDKNDKNKTVKADFVVKAFVFNKAGGVKSDAKDTGKTKRSSRS